The genomic stretch CCTTTCTATTTTAGTAAAAGGGTAAAATAGTATTTACAACAAAAATTCATAGGAATTGGGTTATCCAACCAAACAACATACAGGAATTTATTTCATGGGAAGTGTCAATTCCTTGatggcaaccaaacaagtttTGGGTATTTCCCATGAATTACATGTAGGAACTCAATTCATGTGAATTTCTACTTCCCACATGAAATTAATTCCTCCatgaaccaaacaaccccttaatATGGGTGGTTATTTATGCTAAAGATACGTTAATCAactagtttattagatttaatgAAGTTGAATTTTAATTATCATATACAACGAAGACTTAAAAACGAAAATTTAACATTTTGGTCCAAGACAGAACCAGGCCGATAAATACGAAATTGGCCAGTCCAAGACCGAAATTTTCAGATTCAGTTTTTGGTCCACCTTCATATTTTTTTCGGTCTTCAACCCGTTCCAGTTCAATTAAGTCCGAGTTTAGATTGATGCTCACCCGACCCTGGCCCCCTACGGGCACCCGTGAGAAATCGAGAAAACGCGGAATTATTTCCCGTTAACATTTTGTTCCCCGCCTAACGGAGCAACTTTATAAAACCCCCTCCAACAAGAAACTCAGCTCACAATATCGATAATTTTCACTCTCTCTCATCAAAATCTCTCTCTAAAACAGACGCCCACACACACACAAATTAACACCACATCATATCGCTCACGCCATTTTTTCGACATTCTTCTTCTACTACTATAATGCCGGAAATGTACGCACTCAAGTACGTATCactcttatttaatttaatcgCCGTCTTTTCCAACAATTATTCCAACTTACTAAGCTTTTCAAGCAATTTTACctgatttttttttgtgtttcttCGAAATAATCACCGCGTTTTTATCGGAAAATTTTCATCACGTTTTGTCGTATCCGTAACTGATCAAATGAATGATTTTTGTGTGTTTTATCGCAGATCTGAAGAACAGAGCCAGCAAATGCAGCTAGTTCAGAGAGAGGAACTTGAAGACGAGGAGGACTTGTTCGAGACGATCGATAAGCGTATTTTTCTTAATCTCACATCGTATCGCTTAATTTGAAGTTTCTGATATTTTTGAGCTTGAATTTCTGTTGCTTAGTCGCGTATTTGCTAAATTTTGAAATTACTGATTTTCTCATAGCTTGAAAAGCTTGATTTTCATGTTATTGATATTCTTAGAGCTTGAATTCTGTTGTTTAGTTGCTTAATTTGTTTGATTTTGTTATTTAAGTTCAATACCGCGAATTTTAATCCACAAATTCATCTGACGTTTATTCTTTTGTATCGTTATTGTGTATAAATGTAATTTAAGGAAGTTTTATGTTGAGTAAATGTTACGGAATACTTAATTGTTTTTTTGCTATAATGTCTCGTGCTGTAAGTTTTGTGATATACTCAAGTTTCTGAGATAAATTCAGTAATATCGCAAATTCCTACTCTGAATTCTGTTCGCAGATACGTAGGAATTCGTTTATTTGTTTTAGGCGTTATTATTTTCTTTAAAATTGAAGTTATCTCAGTCGATTGATTGTGTTTTAAAGAGGTTCGATCTGCTAGTTTTATCCATGTGCATTTCGTCTCTTGAATGTCATCAAGTCATTCCGCGTATTATTAGCACTTGACAGGTGAAATCGATTTAATCTGACTGCATATTGTTACAAATTTACAAGAACGAAACTCAGCTTCAAATTTTGAAGCTGTCCTGCATTTCTTTTTGTGCTATAGGTGATTAATGTTCATGATCTATATTTTGTCGCTTATGAATAAGTTGCGGTCTGATATTGAGAGTTTGATATTTAGAATTTGAAATTCTAGAGTTCCGTTTTTCTGTATTGCAACTGCATAAGCATAATCGCACTGAGTTTAATTAAAGAGCAATGACTCATGACTGGCTCCAAAATTTTCCAATATATGGAAATTTGTAGCTTCTGCTTCTGCCTTTAGTAGTTCAGCATTTTATTAAGTCATTTTGTGTCCCAATCTATTTAATCGTTGTGTCTAAAGCTTGCCTGTTTGCGTTTGGAACTCCGAACTTCAAAGTTTATAATTCTCTGTGTGTTTATTGGATTGCGATTAAAATGTATGCTCCATATAATTATTTATGAAACTTCTGGTATTGTCATCTAACTAACTCTCCACCTTTTAATCATTGCAACATTTTAAGTGATCACTCACGGAATCAATGCCGGTGATGTCAAGAAGCTTCAAGATGCTGGCATTTACACATGCAATGGCCTGTTGATGCACACAAAGAAGGTTATGCAGCGTTCTAACTATCATTATacttgagtttttttttttctgtgtTTCCTCAGTATGTTTTGTGTCTCTTACAATCGCATGTTTAATTGTTTAGAGTCTTACTGGAATCAAAGGACTATCTGAGGCCAAAGTTGACAAAATCTGTGAAGCAGTTGAGAAAATAGTGGTTAGTAGCCAACTGTTACGGATTTCAATTAATATTTGCTGTCACTGACTCTCATAGTGTTGAACTAATTATGCTTACACTGATCTACTTTATATCAGAATTACGGTTACATTACTGGAAGCGATGCATTACTCAAGGTCAGATACTGTTTTCTACTTCCTCTAACATTCTGATTCCAAAAGCATGAGTTAAACTATAACTGtacaactatgttttctcaattGTCACACTAACAACCACTTTAATCGTCATTTGTAACAGAGAAAATCAGTCGTCCGCATTACCACTGGAAGCCAGGCATTGGATGAGCTTTTGGCAGGTAAATTCCGTTTGGGAAATTTTAGTGTGATAAATACAAGTATACAACTACACTTCTGAAAGCAAAATTTTGATGAATGGTTGTTTTCTGGAATTAAAGGTGGAATTGAAACTTCAGCAATAACTGAGACATTTGGAGAGTTTCGGTGAGAAACTATAAGATTTATCTACTGAATCATCGTTTTTTTTATCTGATCTTTTCTGTGAGTGTTGTGGACATCACAGATCTTTGCTCAGTTCATAACCAAAGCTCTGCTTGCTGCATTTTTTCCATGCTTGTGTTCGACATTAGCAAAATACAAGTTTTTGCTTTGACATGTAATACAACTATACGAGTCTCATGGCTAATTTATTTGCACTTCTAACACCGTGCATCATCATAATTGGCTCAGATCTGGGAAAACACAGCTAGCTCATACTTTATGCGTCACCACTCAGGTAAGCCTTCTGACTTTGCCAGCTGACATGTTATTTCTGCTGTATCGTAATACCCAGCATCAAACTCAGTGCATATAGTTTAGTATGATGATCAATTACGGAGTAGTACGTGCTTGTGGTAGTTATTCTATATAGTACTTTGGTGAATAATATTTCAGAGTGACTTCTAATTCTCTGATAAGGGATTCGAAAGCATGAATGTCTTATGCGCTGTAGCTTGTATGACTTAAGTGGAAATCCAGATGCACATATTAGATCTGTACACTGTTCAATCATTTTACTTATGCTACGTAATAATCCTGATTTGCAGCTCCCAACGAGCATGAAAGGAGGAAATGGAAAGGTCGCCTACATAGATACTGAAGGAACCTTGTATCCACACCCTATATACGTATTTTGCTTGGTTTTACGGCAGAAAACATTTTTGTACATGATGTGCATTTAGCTGTGTTTCTCCTTTACCTTTTTACTACCAGCCGACCTGACCGCATAGTGCCTATTGCTGAAAGGTTTGGTATGGATGCTGCAGCTGTTCTGGACAATGTAAATGGGAACTGTCTCTTACTCTTAAGATTTAAGCAATATCTCGAGATCATTTCACTGACTATTGCCTCCTCCTTTCAGATCATCTATGCTCGTGCATATACTTATGAGCATCAGCACAACCTTCTTCTCGGCCTGGCAGCAAAAATGGCCGAGGAACCCTTTCGACTGCTGGTGAGTTACTGCTGATGCTAGTTTTCTATTGTTCTATACTGCCGAACACCTGAAATTAATGACTTCGTTCTCATTGATATGTCTAGATCGTAGATTCTATAATTGCACTCTTTCGAGTTGATTTCTCTGGAAGAGGTAAGCTGGCAGAGCGCCAGGTAAATTCAGTCAACGCcaatttagtcacatttatttgTTCTCTATACTCAATTTAATTTCTGGATTCACGACTCAAAACTAAATTGCTTTTGCAGCAAAAACTCGCTCAGATGCTGTCACGTCTGATTAAGATAGCTGAGGAATTCAATGTGGCAGTTTATCTCACTAATCAAGGTACTAGGTTTTTTTTAAATGCCATAATTAAGAATGTAAGTCGAAACCATACTATCGTGCTCACGTGTTCAAACATGGTTGCAGTAATTTCTGATCCAGCTGGAGGAGTATTCGTGTCAGACCCAAAGAAACCAGCTGGTGGTCATGTACTTGCTCATGCCTCGACTATTAGGCTGATGTTCAGGAAGGGCAAAGGTGAACAGCGTATCTGTAAGGTGTTTGATGCTCCCAATCTGCCAGAGGGTGAAGCTATATCCTTCCCATGCTGTCAACATTTTCATGTCTTCATATATAATCACAGCAGTGTCGAGTTTTATTCCGTCAAATATTATTCTGACTTTTTCCTTGACAGAAGCACGTATTTCAGATAACTCCAGGTGGAATCGCTGATGCAAAGGACTGATTCAAGGCAGGAATTAATCACATGAATGTCAAGAAGATTGGATCTGTTTCTATAGTTCGTATGTTTTCTATGCGTTTCTACGCTTTTCATGCACTTGTATGACTGAGATAGGTATATCGCTCACTTAAGTTTGCTGAAACTGGTCTAAGTAGTCGAAAACTCGAAGCCGTTATTAGAACATATGCAGCAGTTATGAATATTGTCGGCATTTATTTTTGTCTAAAGATGAAGATGCAATAATTCAAATCTAGCAACGGTATACGCATAAATTTATTTCCTTATCATAGAAAGGCAAGTTTTTGATGCATTGGAAGAAAACTCTCCCAATTCAGAACCTAGAGAATTCAGGatactaaaattagtaaattcaGACTACTCAAAAGACGACGGATGGGGTTGTTAATACAACTACATGGTCAATAGAGACGGTAAATGCAGTCATCAGTAGTTGGAAGACCAATCTGCAGCACTGTCGACCCTAGGCATGCCAAGTGGTTCCTTCTTAGCTTTGGAGTCGACTTTGAAATTTGCACCACAGACTTCACCAGAACTATCCACTCTAGGTACTGGCTTTAACGCGTTTCCTGGATGTTCATAACTCCTCAAACCTCCCGAGCTTGTGTAGAAGCAACCTAGCAATATAAGTAGAGTATAAAGGATCAGTGATTTATTTCTTGTTATACAGAAATCTAGACTGAAAAAAATGAGAGTCGATAATCAAATTATGTACCTTTTGGAAATGGTGCAAAAGATTTGCCACATCCTTTCTTGACGATTTCAACGTCATCCGATACAACAAGATGGCCATCAGAGTCAGCTCCCCAGAAGAATGGGACACTGCCATCAGCATCCTGCATCCCAGAATTTGTGCATTCGCTTAGAGACATGACAAACTAAAAACTCATCCCGTTTATATTTTCCCTATTCGACTTTAgtaaccaaacaacatcaacTTTGACCGATAATTTCTCGGGAAAATGTACGCGGTGTCCTTGAACTTTCATGTTTTGCCCGAAAAactttaagaggctataactAGTGTTTATGAGCTCAAAAAGTGACGATTATTTTTTccaaattgattatcttttcgagaactacgacttgaaaaaaaaaattgtcgagtttggaattcgtgtccatgagatatggtcactcaaagtttgttcggtaaaaAAACACGgacgtacaaaaactcctagccacgggatTCAAATACGACTttgttttttttcaaatcgtagctCTCGGAAAGATGAccgatatgaaaaaaaaaaattatcactttctgaactcgtagATACGAGTTATAGACTCTTAaaattttccataacaaaaaattgggtatttcgggcaaatcGAAACTTCAAGAACACCACGTGCATTTTCCCTAATTTCTATCACAACAATATTTACGACTCACCAGTCACCAGTACAATTTTTCTGAAACTGAATAGAAATATACGGAATAGTCTATCTGATAAATAAAAGATGACAAATTTTACATTCTAATCGCTATATATATTTGGGAACTTAATGGTCAAAGTTGTCGTAGGATACGGACCAAAGTCGAAAGTTGGAACAGAAGTTATAAATTAATAGAGTGATACTCACAGTAGCAAAAATGGATGTCTTAGAAGCGAGATCATATAGAATGAATGCAAACTTTCCCTGGAGATCTCTTATGACCTGCTCTATAGGATACGGACCTCTGTCCCTCAGAGTCCTATAGGCTTCAATGATAATATTCACTTCATTGTCTGACTTACTCATTCTATACTGCTGTTTCAGAGTCGCAAGATTCTCGAGATGGCCCAGGAACAGACAGACGATGTTGTCGACAACTGCAATCAATCTGTTTGGAAAAATAGAGATCAGCTCAGAGAAATGCTGGTATTAGTAAAGAAAATAGAGCATAGATCATGCAGTTAAACCATTAACTGAATTTTTTTAGATTAGGGCACAAGTGGTGGAGCGAGGGGGGTAGCAGCGGCGGTCGCCCCAATTAAcgtttgaaaatttcgaaatttttatttaaaattttttgaattttttcaaggTCCCCTTAAAATATTACCCTCCGCTCCACCCCGCTGACTTAAAATCCTGGCTCTGCCGCTTAGGCAACAGGTTTTTGAATTCGATATCATTCAAAAACAATCAAAGGCCCTGTCAGGTAGCGACCATGCCTCCAAATGATTTGGGATCGGATAACATGAGTTCGAGATCATTCAAAAACTAAGGATGGAAGAACCATGGAACAAAAATTACCCAAAGATCTAATTATACTGTCCTAATTGAACCATGAAACAAAAATTACCCAAAGATCTAATTATACTGTCCTAATTGACTTTAATTGTCAACATTTGTTAAATGTTACCAATTCTTGTAATACGATTTTAAAATAACACTTGGATAAAACGATTTTATACATTAAAAATTAGATTATGGTTTACATATACATGAAGAAAAACCAATGATCAATGTTAACCTTTGTCAATAATCAGAGTCAAACTCGGACAATATTATATTAAAATCATGGCTTAATTTTGAATAACAATATCAAATCACAAATCATAATCTATAGGAAACCAACATTGCATCTTTTAATAGTCATAGGGTTTTTAGATGGTCCATTACACAAACATAACAAAATAAAGACAGAAGGGCATAAATTAGAAAAACCGTAATAAAAACCGAGAAATAAAGAAGTAACCTTGGAATAAGGGGATTCTGCTTATCATTAGAGTAACCAACAAAACCAGGAGAACCAAGATTAATGGTCATAGCATTTTCATGAAGAGACCCAAAATATTTGGCCAAAATACCATCTTTTAAAGCATAAACATCATCTGGGCTTGAAGTTTTCAAGTCCTCAGGACATTGTGCTACAGATTTGTCAAAAACAGCCAACATTTTTTCTTCTGCCTTACAAAATTGTGAAGAATAATAACACAAGAAAAGAAAGATGATCAAAGTTTATGTATGTATAGGAGAGAAATATTATGAATTTTGGATGATTGATAATTTAGGTATGGCACACTTTTATGGCCTATTTATGGTTTTGGATGGAGATTGATTTACGGGATATTTGGGAGGATATTTCGAGATctactttttttaaattaaagaGTTTATTTTGGATAACATTCTTTACTTGTCTTTGGTTTGGATAAGTTTTCCTATGTTTGAATCGTCGTCAAGATTGATTTTAACaaaaattaaatttaaaattaTGTTTATTAATGTCTGCATTTTACTATTTTCGACAGATTTGATTTTTTACCGTTTTTAAGATCAAatattgacctattttcttcaattttaaATATTACGGAATACTTTTTTATCTATCTAATCTAAAATAATATTTTGTAAAAGATGTTTTGTGTAGATATTTTAAGCCAAATCGCTTTTGTGTTGAAGTAGTGTCTGTTAGTCTGTATCTCATGGGATCACTTTGAGAGGATATACATCAAACTAGAGATCATTGGAGGATAATGAAAGTATTTGGTTGATAAAAGAAGATAAAAATAAATTTGATCCAAGTTGAAATTTCACCGATTATTCTGTGTTTAGATTTGATCCAAGTTGAAATTTCACCGATTTTTCTGTGTTTTTGTGTTAGTTAATTCTTGTTTAATCACTTTTATTGTCATTAACTAATTACCAATTATATTAGAtaaatatatatttattattgttGAAGATTAGTCATGtctaaaattaatttattttttatccCTTTTTTTGACAATTTATGTGGTACTATTATCACTATGGCTCCAAAACAAATTTTGTAATTATACACTTATACCGGTCATAAGAATTATGAGGAGCATAAACTGATCTGACCCAACCGAaacattacattttttttttggtgacgagggaaCCCGCAACTGCTACCTTCGATTCCCACTGGGTAAACCCTCGGGTGAACGTGATACTCTGCAAACCACGCATATCAGGTAAGTCATCCAAGGGTGACATACTCGAAGTCTATAAGGCATGGACTCAGGCCAAAAATGTTTcacaagattttgctcttgggGAGGCTTGAACCTGAGTCTCCTGAAAATCACCCAAATTTTAACCACTAGACTTCACCCTTACGGGCAAACATTAGATATTTATAATGAACAATGGAACATCTTGACTCCGACCACAAGAGAAATTGCATAACTCAATTGAGCTCCGAAGAGGCCTTACCTCTTAACATATAATGGTTAAAACGGAGATATTGTGACAATAAGTCAAGGGTTCAAATCCCCTCCCCCGAATATTGTTCCTGGCCTAGCGCCTcatctaacaaaaaaaaaatcccaaCTGAGCTTTAAAACCCAAATCATTATAATTGGAGTCCCAATCTACCAAACCAAACCATGTGCAATTTAATCCAAAATAACACGGGATCATGAGGGGCGAGTCGAAAGAGCTGCGGTTAAGCAAGTAAAGGAGACGTGGGATCCGGATATAGCAGAAGCAAAGGCGGCTTGAGTACCGGCTGGAGACTGCTACACAAATGGTGATAAAAAAGGTGGTGCTGGAGTCGGAATGTCTGATGCATCAACTCTGATAATTGATAGAAAAGGTGATGCTTCTGTTTAATCAATAAAAACTTGACTCGAAAAACAAAAGAAGAATGTCAAATGCGCAAACTGGTTAATAAAATGAAGATTCAAAGAAAAAGTTAATTTTCGAATTTCCCATAATATCTGTGCAGTTGATAGAGTATTGAATGATTTTACTTTCTGCAACCGAAATTCCTTGGTCCAAGGTAAATATGGTAACTAAGTAGCTCCCCTCTAAGGGTGGCGGCTTTACAGCAGTATATCTTACAGAAACATGGTCAAATGTGGCAAAATAAATAAACGgaaaacgagaaaaaaaaaagatcctATGATACTCATCTCTCAGTCTACATTTAGTAAGAAGCTATGAAAGCGAAATCAGTGGCTCGAATCAAACCCTGTTATAACCCACCGACTTGCTGAACAACTTGCGAATGTATACCGCCTGAAGTCCACTAGCAAGTAACAGTGTCATGTACTCGGCCAGCGTATAAAAAATGACGCGCTTTCTTGTACTCTCGTTTGCTGTACATGACAAACATGAACACATTAAGTGATATAAGTCTTATGAAGAACATCCAAAAGTAGCAATAGCTAACAGTTATCACAGTAAACCGCCAGTTTTACAGTGAAGCTGAACTTACTATGACGATGTCGAGTATCACGTGCTTTCAAGTATTTTTGTTCCGATGTTACTGACTCCAGTGCTTCTCGTAGCTCAGCAATTTTAACATTGATTGGGTCCAAGTGCTCTGCATTGCAACATGATAATAATGTATCAAGCAAGGCTTTACACTGCTCGTGACCGGTTCAGCCATATTAAGAAACTAATAATATTTAATTCATAAAATTAAGCTCTGACCATCTTTAGCAAGATCATGCTCGTTGGGAATGTGGCCGATATGAATGTGGAAAGAGACTGTCTCTGGTGTCGACTGAGGATTGTGGAAGCAGAATTTATACATTCCGCTTTTAGGAGCTTTGAATTCGAATTTTTCCCCAGATGTTCCTTTCACAGTGTGAACAACATTTCCAGCCGGAGATGTAGCCTGTATTAGCAAACTCCACGTCAGAGGAATATGAACTGATGACTGCTGACCAATTTTCACAGTTTCACAGACGACGACTTTCGGCCGACTTACAACTTCTTCGAAAAAACATTGGGAGATAATATGGTAATGACAATTTTGATTCAGAACTATAATGAAATGTCAAGAAAACAAAAGGAACACCTGAGACTGCAGGTAACAAGCACAACATTTTTATCCATGTGTCTCATAGACAGTCGCATGTATACGAAACAAATAATAGTTCagatgtaaaatttattttttacaATCTTCCCCTGTTGTTTTGCTTCAAACGAAGCATCTACGTGTCAGTAATACAGCATAACAGCAGTTCAGAGTATATCTTCCAGAATTCCATATAAGAAAACATTGATGTTTTCTAGAATATTGGCCACAGAGTACAAATTGTTAACAGTTGACACAGCTAGCAACTCCACTCAATGA from Silene latifolia isolate original U9 population chromosome 2, ASM4854445v1, whole genome shotgun sequence encodes the following:
- the LOC141642333 gene encoding meiotic recombination protein DMC1 homolog isoform X1; this encodes MPEMYALKSEEQSQQMQLVQREELEDEEDLFETIDKLITHGINAGDVKKLQDAGIYTCNGLLMHTKKSLTGIKGLSEAKVDKICEAVEKIVNYGYITGSDALLKRKSVVRITTGSQALDELLAGGIETSAITETFGEFRSGKTQLAHTLCVTTQLPTSMKGGNGKVAYIDTEGTFRPDRIVPIAERFGMDAAAVLDNIIYARAYTYEHQHNLLLGLAAKMAEEPFRLLIVDSIIALFRVDFSGRGKLAERQQKLAQMLSRLIKIAEEFNVAVYLTNQVISDPAGGVFVSDPKKPAGGHVLAHASTIRLMFRKGKGEQRICKVFDAPNLPEGEAVFQITPGGIADAKD
- the LOC141642333 gene encoding meiotic recombination protein DMC1 homolog isoform X2; protein product: MPEMYALKSEEQSQQMQLVQREELEDEEDLFETIDKLITHGINAGDVKKLQDAGIYTCNGLLMHTKKSLTGIKGLSEAKVDKICEAVEKIVNYGYITGSDALLKRKSVVRITTGSQALDELLAGGIETSAITETFGEFRSGKTQLAHTLCVTTQLPTSMKGGNGKVAYIDTEGTFRPDRIVPIAERFGMDAAAVLDNIIYARAYTYEHQHNLLLGLAAKMAEEPFRLLIVDSIIALFRVDFSGRGKLAERQQKLAQMLSRLIKIAEEFNVAVYLTNQVISDPAGGVFVSDPKKPAGGHVLAHASTIRLMFRKGKGEQRICKVFDAPNLPEEARISDNSRWNR
- the LOC141642334 gene encoding stem-specific protein TSJT1-like, whose translation is MLAVFDKSVAQCPEDLKTSSPDDVYALKDGILAKYFGSLHENAMTINLGSPGFVGYSNDKQNPLIPRLIAVVDNIVCLFLGHLENLATLKQQYRMSKSDNEVNIIIEAYRTLRDRGPYPIEQVIRDLQGKFAFILYDLASKTSIFATDADGSVPFFWGADSDGHLVVSDDVEIVKKGCGKSFAPFPKGCFYTSSGGLRSYEHPGNALKPVPRVDSSGEVCGANFKVDSKAKKEPLGMPRVDSAADWSSNY
- the LOC141642325 gene encoding transmembrane emp24 domain-containing protein p24beta3-like, translated to MAESRERKLAPQCYLILGILLSCYVSKLAALSVTVNDLECVYEYVLYEGDTVSGNFVVVDHDIFWGSDHPGIDFTATSPAGNVVHTVKGTSGEKFEFKAPKSGMYKFCFHNPQSTPETVSFHIHIGHIPNEHDLAKDEHLDPINVKIAELREALESVTSEQKYLKARDTRHRHTNESTRKRVIFYTLAEYMTLLLASGLQAVYIRKLFSKSVGYNRV